A section of the Castanea sativa cultivar Marrone di Chiusa Pesio chromosome 12, ASM4071231v1 genome encodes:
- the LOC142618962 gene encoding dehydration-responsive element-binding protein 1A-like, whose amino-acid sequence MNLIRHSSAPQSLAQYDIRSSESSELESGSSSMVNLSEEELILASRNPKKRDGRKKFKETRHPVYRGVRKKNSQKWVSEVREPNKKSRIWLGTFPTAEMAARAHDVAAIALRGRSACLNFADSTWKLPVPVSTAAKDIQRAAAEAAELFRPTELHEVSRDKLSQGLENGTTTTTTTTMATTSEAAEAKAEEVFFMDDEAVFDMPGLLTDMAEGMLLSPPHCYKEDDTATNSDMALWSYSI is encoded by the coding sequence ATGAATCTTATAAGACATTCCTCTGCCCCACAAAGTCTAGCACAGTATGATATTAGGTCCTCGGAGTCCTCGGAGTTAGAGAGTGGTAGTTCTAGCATGGTGAACTTGTCAGAAGAGGAACTCATATTGGCTTCTAGGAATCCTAAGAAACGAGATGGGAGAAAGAAGTTCAAAGAGACAAGACACCCAGTGTATCGTGGAGTTAGAAAGAAGAACTCACAGAAATGGGTTTCTGAAGTGCGTGAGCCCAATAAGAAGTCTAGAATTTGGCTTGGGACTTTCCCCACAGCAGAAATGGCAGCACGTGCACATGATGTGGCTGCCATTGCGCTTCGCGGCCGATCCGCATGCCTCAATTTCGCTGACTCAACCTGGAAACTGCCAGTTCCAGTGTCGACAGCTGCGAAGGATATTCAGCGGGCAGCAGCGGAGGCGGCTGAATTATTTCGACCAACAGAGTTGCATGAGGTTTCTAGGGATAAATTAAGTCAAGGGTTAGAAAAtggaacaacaacaacaacaacaacgacaaTGGCAACAACATCAGAGGCGGCTGAGGCGAAGGCGGAAGAAGTGTTTTTTATGGATGATGAGGCAGTTTTCGACATGCCAGGGTTGTTGACAGATATGGCAGAGGGGATGTTGTTGTCTCCACCTCATTGTTACAAGGAAGATGACACGGCAACTAATAGTGACATGGCATTATGGAGTTACTCAATTtga